From one Suicoccus acidiformans genomic stretch:
- a CDS encoding flavodoxin domain-containing protein: MILYASITGNTQQIALMLAKFLDSYGVKTELVTPEIFTFGDLQPYQGLLIGTYTYGNDANIPDEMLDVYEWLQDQNLKGLPFGVFGSGDLYYGSNKFCKASLSFQNLLIKCGGESVYHPVKVDKYPDFDDDIQEIQKLACHLATEMKEWRHGVCRINKSFL, from the coding sequence TTGATTTTATACGCTAGTATTACAGGGAATACGCAACAAATTGCATTAATGCTAGCTAAGTTTCTTGATAGTTATGGGGTAAAAACTGAGTTAGTAACACCTGAAATATTTACTTTTGGAGACCTTCAGCCCTATCAAGGGCTTCTGATAGGAACGTATACCTATGGAAATGATGCAAATATACCTGACGAAATGCTAGATGTGTATGAATGGTTACAAGACCAGAATTTAAAAGGTTTACCCTTCGGTGTATTTGGTTCAGGAGATTTATATTATGGGTCAAATAAATTTTGCAAGGCAAGCTTAAGTTTTCAAAATTTGCTTATCAAATGTGGAGGGGAATCGGTTTATCATCCCGTAAAGGTAGATAAATATCCAGATTTCGATGATGATATTCAAGAAATACAAAAATTAGCCTGTCATTTGGCAACAGAAATGAAGGAGTGGAGACATGGAGTATGTCGAATCAACAAAAGCTTTTTATGA
- the hemL gene encoding glutamate-1-semialdehyde 2,1-aminomutase: MEYVESTKAFYEAQKVFPGGVNSPVRAFGAMERDPIFIEKGEGAYLYDVDGNHYLDYVLSWGPLVLGHSDSRVVDAIVEQANKGTSYGATTPIETELGILLQSLYPSMEQLRFVNSGTEATMSAIRLARGYTGRKRIVKFSGCYHGHGDSFLVEAGSGVATYGTSNSAGVPEEIANLTSTLPYNDMAALEDFFELHGNEVAGVIIEPVAGNMGLVPSNYIFLQRIRQLTEEFGALLIFDEVMTGSRAAYRGAQEAYSIQPDITTLAKVIGGGLPCAAYGGKREIMAFVSPLGSVYQAGTLSGNPLAMAAGLATLKNYHEEDFNQLVNYVERLKEAVLSLAEQYALPVQFQSFGSMFSIFFSETPVENYADAQASNQEMFKRFFSGLLDLGIYIPPSQYETLFVSTKHGEVEFQLTVEAIDKVFQSLCRK, from the coding sequence ATGGAGTATGTCGAATCAACAAAAGCTTTTTATGAGGCTCAGAAGGTTTTTCCTGGTGGTGTAAACAGCCCAGTACGAGCCTTCGGTGCGATGGAAAGAGATCCGATATTTATCGAAAAAGGTGAAGGGGCGTATTTATATGATGTTGATGGGAATCATTACTTAGATTATGTGCTGAGTTGGGGGCCTCTCGTGTTAGGACATAGCGATTCAAGAGTAGTTGATGCGATTGTTGAGCAAGCTAACAAAGGCACTTCCTACGGTGCAACCACACCCATTGAAACAGAACTTGGGATATTACTACAGAGTTTATATCCATCTATGGAACAATTACGTTTTGTTAATTCTGGTACGGAAGCAACGATGAGTGCAATCCGTCTTGCTCGAGGCTATACAGGACGCAAACGTATTGTAAAATTTTCTGGTTGTTACCATGGTCATGGAGACTCTTTTCTGGTGGAAGCTGGTTCTGGTGTAGCTACCTATGGTACTTCTAATTCTGCAGGGGTTCCTGAAGAAATTGCTAACTTAACTAGTACCTTGCCTTACAATGATATGGCTGCTTTGGAGGACTTTTTTGAACTCCATGGAAACGAAGTTGCTGGGGTCATTATTGAACCGGTTGCAGGTAATATGGGCTTGGTACCAAGCAATTACATATTTCTGCAAAGAATCCGTCAACTTACTGAAGAATTTGGTGCTTTATTGATATTCGATGAGGTGATGACAGGAAGTCGTGCTGCATATCGTGGCGCTCAAGAAGCTTATAGCATTCAACCAGACATTACGACCTTAGCAAAGGTAATTGGTGGTGGACTTCCTTGTGCTGCGTACGGCGGTAAACGAGAAATTATGGCTTTTGTTTCACCGCTGGGATCTGTATATCAGGCGGGTACTCTATCCGGCAACCCTTTAGCTATGGCAGCTGGACTTGCTACTTTAAAGAATTATCATGAAGAAGATTTTAATCAGTTAGTGAACTACGTTGAACGATTGAAAGAGGCAGTTTTAAGTTTAGCTGAGCAGTATGCTTTACCTGTACAATTTCAAAGCTTTGGCAGCATGTTTAGTATTTTCTTCTCAGAGACACCAGTGGAGAATTATGCGGACGCTCAGGCTAGTAATCAGGAAATGTTTAAAAGATTTTTCTCAGGGTTATTAGACTTAGGTATCTACATTCCACCGTCTCAATATGAAACGCTATTCGTTTCAACGAAACATGGAGAAGTTGAATTTCAGTTGACAGTAGAAGCGATTGATAAAGTCTTCCAATCGTTATGTAGAAAGTAG